GGGTGTGTTCAGCGGCCAGCCGTGCGTACTCGGCCAGCAGGCCCCGGGAGCGTTCGGCCCAGCCGTCGGGGCGGTGAGCGTCTACTCGACCGCCGGGGTCGGTGGTGGCCAGCCAGTGGGACAGGATGCGGTCGCTGAAGGGCGCCCAGATCGTCAGGGCCTCGCTCTGGGTGCGGGCCTTGACACTGGCCCGGGGGTGTGTGGCGCGGGCATGCAGCTTGTCCGCGACCTGGCCGACCGTGGCGCGGTGGACGGAGTGTTCGGCAAGGGCGACCCCAGACCCGGTCCCGGCTCCAGCCCGGGCCCCGGGAAGGGGGCGCGGGGTGAAGCAGAGAGTGCCGGTGAAGGGCTCGAGAACCTTCAGCAGCCGCAGAGCGGCAGGGGCGTCCCCGGCACGCAGCAACCAGGCCACGGTGAGCAGCGCGGCCTCCTCGGGGTGGCCGAGTTCGTAGTCGCCGCTGTCCAGCAGGGTGGTGAGCTCGGCCAGACCGCTCTCACCGAGGTGGTGCTCGAACACGGCGCGGCGCCGCGCGGGCAGGCCGTGGCGGGCGGCCAGTTCCGCCTCGTGCGGGTTCAGGGGGCCGCCCGCGGCGGGGCGTCCGGTAGCGAAACCGCCCTGGGCCACCTCGAGGGTGACCCAGGTGGGCAGGTCGCGTACCGGGGTGCGCGAACCGATCTCCAGCGAGCCGTCGGCCATCCCGGCGGTGACGCTGTTCCAGGCGCTGACGCGGTTCTCGGCCAGGAGGCGGACCTCGGGGTCCTCATGGGTGAGGGCGGTGCTCAGGGCCCGGGCCAGCTGCTGACGGGGGTACACGGGATTGATCTGTGGATTGTCCATGGCCAGCACGGCGGGGTTCGCACCCGCACCATCCCGGGCCCGAGCCGGGTGCTCTGCTTACTTGAGCTACGCGCTGTGAGGCCGCCAGGTTAGTGGTTCCGGGGCGGGTGGGAAAAGTGGTTTTCCGGTGCTCCCCGAACTACCCCGGAAACGCTCCTTGAGCCGCTCCCGGCACGTGGTCAGTCCGGGTTGTGGGCCAGGATCAGGTCGGTCAGTTCCTGGCTGGGGAAGTCCATCACGACCACTCCCGTCCGAGAGGCCGACACGGGACGCAGGTGGTCGGTCGCGCGGGGGTTGACCCCGCGGATGCCCAGCGCGCCCCAGGCGACCTCGCGCGGGTTGGCCCAGGGAGCCCCGCTGCCGCTGAGGTGGTTGACGTGGAGCACGTCGCCCGGTCCGGCTTCGGTCGCGTCGAAGTGGTCGCGGGCCTTCTCCCACTTGGCGGGGATGTCGAAGAGCGTGGGCACCCGGTAGTCGTCCTGGATGTCCAGGGCGGGGCCGTTCCAGTGGACGCCGTAGTCGCGGGAGGCGGAGAAGTCCTGGACGATGATGATCCGGCCGCGCACCTCGCCCAGGTCCGGAACCCCCTCCGCGCCCGGTTCGGGCACCCACAGGCGCTTCGAGAGCACGTCGCGGGTGTCCGGGTTCTCGTGGATGTAGTGGTCCAGGGTCTCCTCGTAGGTCCGGGTGTTCTCGACCTCGGTGTGCTCCTTCTTCATACGCATCAGCACCGTCTCGGTCGGGTGCGCGTCGAGGAAGATGCCGATGTCGGTGACCACGTCGGTGAAGTTCAGGTGCAGGTACTCGGCGCCGTGGTGGATGGGGAAGGCGTCGCGGTA
This DNA window, taken from Nocardiopsis exhalans, encodes the following:
- a CDS encoding phosphatidylinositol-specific phospholipase C — encoded protein: MLTSPVAQRVLAHHTGPALVAVLMVGSLLAAAAPAAAEPAPAQESSVVRAEWMAAVPDSANLAALSIPGTHDTGAWRGTVWSRTQDLDLAEQLDSGVRFLDVRTRHYRDAFPIHHGAEYLHLNFTDVVTDIGIFLDAHPTETVLMRMKKEHTEVENTRTYEETLDHYIHENPDTRDVLSKRLWVPEPGAEGVPDLGEVRGRIIIVQDFSASRDYGVHWNGPALDIQDDYRVPTLFDIPAKWEKARDHFDATEAGPGDVLHVNHLSGSGAPWANPREVAWGALGIRGVNPRATDHLRPVSASRTGVVVMDFPSQELTDLILAHNPD